In one Dama dama isolate Ldn47 chromosome 5, ASM3311817v1, whole genome shotgun sequence genomic region, the following are encoded:
- the LRAT gene encoding lecithin retinol acyltransferase isoform X3, whose translation MSECEGWASEDNKEPASSPSGLHSTPCSRMKNPMLEAVSLVLEKLLFISNFKFFSSGAPGEDKAGNTLYEINSFLRGDVLEVPRTHLTHYGIYLGDNRVAHMMPDILLALTDDRGLTQKVVSNKRLILGVICRVASIRVDTVEDFAYGAEILVNHLDRSLKKKALLNEEVAQRAEKLLGITPYSLLWNNCEHFVTYCRMSRNARRKNVAMPFRCQRRQRAAQLLPQKSSGGPPSIVEMTRAGDWEGHTKPVALCLQLYPRIGSWKEVL comes from the exons ATGAGCGAGTGCGAAGGCTGGGCCTCAGAGGATAATAAGGAGCCGGCTTCATCCCCGTCTGGTCTCCATTCCACTCCGTGTTCCAG GATGAAGAACCCAATGCTGGAGGCGGTGTCGCTCGTGCTGGAGAAGCTGCTCTTCATCTCCAACTTCAAGTTCTTCAGTTCGGGCGCCCCGGGGGAAGACAAGGCTGGGAACACTTTATATGAGATCAACTCTTTTCTCCGCGGCGACGTGCTGGAGGTGCCTCGGACACACCTGACGCACTATGGCATCTACCTGGGCGACAACCGTGTCGCCCACATGATGCCCGATATCCTGTTGGCCCTGACTGACGACAGAGGGCTCACGCAGAAGGTGGTCTCCAACAAGCGTCTCATCCTAGGCGTCATTTGCAGGGTGGCCAGCATCCGCGTGGACACCGTGGAGGACTTCGCCTACGGAGCCGAGATCCTGGTCAATCACCTGGACAGGTCCCTCAAGAAGAAGGCGCTGCTCAACGAAGAGGTGGCGCAGAGGGCAGAGAAGCTGCTGGGCATAACTCCCTACAGCCTGCTTTGGAACAACTGCGAGCATTTCGTCACCTACTGCAG GATGTCTCGAAATGCACGGAGAAAGAATGTGGCAATGCCGTTCCGCTGCCAGCGACGCCAGAGAGCTGCCCAGTTATTGCCGCAGAAGTCATCAGGGGGTCCACCCAGCATAGTTGAAATGACAAGGGCAGGTGACTGGGAGGGTCACACAAAACCTGTCGCCTTATGCTTGCAACTTTACCCAAGAATTGGCAGTTGGAAGGAAG
- the LRAT gene encoding lecithin retinol acyltransferase isoform X5 codes for MSECEGWASEDNKEPASSPSGLHSTPCSRMKNPMLEAVSLVLEKLLFISNFKFFSSGAPGEDKAGNTLYEINSFLRGDVLEVPRTHLTHYGIYLGDNRVAHMMPDILLALTDDRGLTQKVVSNKRLILGVICRVASIRVDTVEDFAYGAEILVNHLDRSLKKKALLNEEVAQRAEKLLGITPYSLLWNNCEHFVTYCRFGTAISPQADKDVSKCTEKECGNAVPLPATPESCPVIAAEVIRGSTQHS; via the exons ATGAGCGAGTGCGAAGGCTGGGCCTCAGAGGATAATAAGGAGCCGGCTTCATCCCCGTCTGGTCTCCATTCCACTCCGTGTTCCAG GATGAAGAACCCAATGCTGGAGGCGGTGTCGCTCGTGCTGGAGAAGCTGCTCTTCATCTCCAACTTCAAGTTCTTCAGTTCGGGCGCCCCGGGGGAAGACAAGGCTGGGAACACTTTATATGAGATCAACTCTTTTCTCCGCGGCGACGTGCTGGAGGTGCCTCGGACACACCTGACGCACTATGGCATCTACCTGGGCGACAACCGTGTCGCCCACATGATGCCCGATATCCTGTTGGCCCTGACTGACGACAGAGGGCTCACGCAGAAGGTGGTCTCCAACAAGCGTCTCATCCTAGGCGTCATTTGCAGGGTGGCCAGCATCCGCGTGGACACCGTGGAGGACTTCGCCTACGGAGCCGAGATCCTGGTCAATCACCTGGACAGGTCCCTCAAGAAGAAGGCGCTGCTCAACGAAGAGGTGGCGCAGAGGGCAGAGAAGCTGCTGGGCATAACTCCCTACAGCCTGCTTTGGAACAACTGCGAGCATTTCGTCACCTACTGCAGGTTCGGCACCGCGATTAGCCCCCAGGCCGACAAG GATGTCTCGAAATGCACGGAGAAAGAATGTGGCAATGCCGTTCCGCTGCCAGCGACGCCAGAGAGCTGCCCAGTTATTGCCGCAGAAGTCATCAGGGGGTCCACCCAGCATAGTTGA
- the LRAT gene encoding lecithin retinol acyltransferase isoform X1 — MSECEGWASEDNKEPASSPSGLHSTPCSRMKNPMLEAVSLVLEKLLFISNFKFFSSGAPGEDKAGNTLYEINSFLRGDVLEVPRTHLTHYGIYLGDNRVAHMMPDILLALTDDRGLTQKVVSNKRLILGVICRVASIRVDTVEDFAYGAEILVNHLDRSLKKKALLNEEVAQRAEKLLGITPYSLLWNNCEHFVTYCRMSRNARRKNVAMPFRCQRRQRAAQLLPQKSSGGPPSIVEMTRAGDWEGHTKPVALCLQLYPRIGSWKEDCSSPGSSSVRGIFQERLLEWLPTQGLNTCLLHLLHWQEESLLLCHLGSPPKFL, encoded by the exons ATGAGCGAGTGCGAAGGCTGGGCCTCAGAGGATAATAAGGAGCCGGCTTCATCCCCGTCTGGTCTCCATTCCACTCCGTGTTCCAG GATGAAGAACCCAATGCTGGAGGCGGTGTCGCTCGTGCTGGAGAAGCTGCTCTTCATCTCCAACTTCAAGTTCTTCAGTTCGGGCGCCCCGGGGGAAGACAAGGCTGGGAACACTTTATATGAGATCAACTCTTTTCTCCGCGGCGACGTGCTGGAGGTGCCTCGGACACACCTGACGCACTATGGCATCTACCTGGGCGACAACCGTGTCGCCCACATGATGCCCGATATCCTGTTGGCCCTGACTGACGACAGAGGGCTCACGCAGAAGGTGGTCTCCAACAAGCGTCTCATCCTAGGCGTCATTTGCAGGGTGGCCAGCATCCGCGTGGACACCGTGGAGGACTTCGCCTACGGAGCCGAGATCCTGGTCAATCACCTGGACAGGTCCCTCAAGAAGAAGGCGCTGCTCAACGAAGAGGTGGCGCAGAGGGCAGAGAAGCTGCTGGGCATAACTCCCTACAGCCTGCTTTGGAACAACTGCGAGCATTTCGTCACCTACTGCAG GATGTCTCGAAATGCACGGAGAAAGAATGTGGCAATGCCGTTCCGCTGCCAGCGACGCCAGAGAGCTGCCCAGTTATTGCCGCAGAAGTCATCAGGGGGTCCACCCAGCATAGTTGAAATGACAAGGGCAGGTGACTGGGAGGGTCACACAAAACCTGTCGCCTTATGCTTGCAACTTTACCCAAGAATTGGCAGTTGGAAGGAAG attgtagctctccaggctcctcctctgtccgtggaattttccaggaaagactactggagtggttgccgacccagggattgaacacatgtctcctacatctcctgcattggcaggaggagtctttactgctgtgccacctgggaagcccacctaaaT
- the LRAT gene encoding lecithin retinol acyltransferase isoform X6 — translation MSECEGWASEDNKEPASSPSGLHSTPCSRMKNPMLEAVSLVLEKLLFISNFKFFSSGAPGEDKAGNTLYEINSFLRGDVLEVPRTHLTHYGIYLGDNRVAHMMPDILLALTDDRGLTQKVVSNKRLILGVICRVASIRVDTVEDFAYGAEILVNHLDRSLKKKALLNEEVAQRAEKLLGITPYSLLWNNCEHFVTYCRMSRNARRKNVAMPFRCQRRQRAAQLLPQKSSGGPPSIVEMTRAVL, via the exons ATGAGCGAGTGCGAAGGCTGGGCCTCAGAGGATAATAAGGAGCCGGCTTCATCCCCGTCTGGTCTCCATTCCACTCCGTGTTCCAG GATGAAGAACCCAATGCTGGAGGCGGTGTCGCTCGTGCTGGAGAAGCTGCTCTTCATCTCCAACTTCAAGTTCTTCAGTTCGGGCGCCCCGGGGGAAGACAAGGCTGGGAACACTTTATATGAGATCAACTCTTTTCTCCGCGGCGACGTGCTGGAGGTGCCTCGGACACACCTGACGCACTATGGCATCTACCTGGGCGACAACCGTGTCGCCCACATGATGCCCGATATCCTGTTGGCCCTGACTGACGACAGAGGGCTCACGCAGAAGGTGGTCTCCAACAAGCGTCTCATCCTAGGCGTCATTTGCAGGGTGGCCAGCATCCGCGTGGACACCGTGGAGGACTTCGCCTACGGAGCCGAGATCCTGGTCAATCACCTGGACAGGTCCCTCAAGAAGAAGGCGCTGCTCAACGAAGAGGTGGCGCAGAGGGCAGAGAAGCTGCTGGGCATAACTCCCTACAGCCTGCTTTGGAACAACTGCGAGCATTTCGTCACCTACTGCAG GATGTCTCGAAATGCACGGAGAAAGAATGTGGCAATGCCGTTCCGCTGCCAGCGACGCCAGAGAGCTGCCCAGTTATTGCCGCAGAAGTCATCAGGGGGTCCACCCAGCATAGTTGAAATGACAAGGGCAG
- the LRAT gene encoding lecithin retinol acyltransferase isoform X2, with protein sequence MKNPMLEAVSLVLEKLLFISNFKFFSSGAPGEDKAGNTLYEINSFLRGDVLEVPRTHLTHYGIYLGDNRVAHMMPDILLALTDDRGLTQKVVSNKRLILGVICRVASIRVDTVEDFAYGAEILVNHLDRSLKKKALLNEEVAQRAEKLLGITPYSLLWNNCEHFVTYCRMSRNARRKNVAMPFRCQRRQRAAQLLPQKSSGGPPSIVEMTRAGDWEGHTKPVALCLQLYPRIGSWKEDCSSPGSSSVRGIFQERLLEWLPTQGLNTCLLHLLHWQEESLLLCHLGSPPKFL encoded by the exons ATGAAGAACCCAATGCTGGAGGCGGTGTCGCTCGTGCTGGAGAAGCTGCTCTTCATCTCCAACTTCAAGTTCTTCAGTTCGGGCGCCCCGGGGGAAGACAAGGCTGGGAACACTTTATATGAGATCAACTCTTTTCTCCGCGGCGACGTGCTGGAGGTGCCTCGGACACACCTGACGCACTATGGCATCTACCTGGGCGACAACCGTGTCGCCCACATGATGCCCGATATCCTGTTGGCCCTGACTGACGACAGAGGGCTCACGCAGAAGGTGGTCTCCAACAAGCGTCTCATCCTAGGCGTCATTTGCAGGGTGGCCAGCATCCGCGTGGACACCGTGGAGGACTTCGCCTACGGAGCCGAGATCCTGGTCAATCACCTGGACAGGTCCCTCAAGAAGAAGGCGCTGCTCAACGAAGAGGTGGCGCAGAGGGCAGAGAAGCTGCTGGGCATAACTCCCTACAGCCTGCTTTGGAACAACTGCGAGCATTTCGTCACCTACTGCAG GATGTCTCGAAATGCACGGAGAAAGAATGTGGCAATGCCGTTCCGCTGCCAGCGACGCCAGAGAGCTGCCCAGTTATTGCCGCAGAAGTCATCAGGGGGTCCACCCAGCATAGTTGAAATGACAAGGGCAGGTGACTGGGAGGGTCACACAAAACCTGTCGCCTTATGCTTGCAACTTTACCCAAGAATTGGCAGTTGGAAGGAAG attgtagctctccaggctcctcctctgtccgtggaattttccaggaaagactactggagtggttgccgacccagggattgaacacatgtctcctacatctcctgcattggcaggaggagtctttactgctgtgccacctgggaagcccacctaaaT